GGCACCGCGAGACCCGACTCGGGACCGAGGAAGGCCTGGTCCTGCATGCCGAAGGTGTACTCGCCCTTGACGACGAAGTCGGCGCGCCGGGCGGCCTCTTCGGCGTCGCCGCGGATGATCGGCTGACGGTGCACGATGTTGGGGTGCGGGACATGACCGATGTGGTGGTCATCGCGGCCCTCGTGGACCAGGATCGCGTCCGGCGCCGTCGCGGAGGCCTCGTCGGTGATGACGGGCAGCTCGCGGTAGTCGACCTTGATCTTGGCGGCCGCGCGGCGCGCGGTCTCCGGGTGGTCGGCGGCGACGATCGCGACCGGCTCGCCGTGGTGGCGTACCTTGCCGTGCGCGAGGACCGGGGTGTCCTGGATCTCCAGGCCGTAGTTCTTCACGTCCGTGGGCAGGTCGTCGTACGTCATGACGGCGTAGACGCCCGGCAGGGCGAGGGCCTCGCTGGTGTCGATGGACACGATCTCGGCGTGCGCGACCGTGGAGCGCAGGATCTGGCCCCAGAGCATGTCCTCGTGCCACATGTCGGACGAGTACGCGAACTCGCCGGTGACCTTGAGGGTGCCGTCCGGGCGGAGCGTGGACTCGCCGATGCCGCCCTTGGTCTGCGAACCCTGGGTGATCTTGGTGGGCGCGCCGCTGGTGGGTTTCGTGGGCATGGTCAGACCGCCTCTCCCTGCCGGGCGGCCGCGAGGCGGACCGCGTCCATGATCTTCTCGTAGCCGGTGCAGCGGCACAGGTTGCCCGACAGCGCCTCGCGGATGTCCGCGTCGGTGGGGTTCGGGTTGCGCTCCAGCATCTCGTCGGCGGCGACCAGCAGACCCGGGGTGCAGAAGCCGCACTGGACGGCGCCGGCGTCGATGAACGCCTGCTGGATCGGGGAGAGTTCGGTGCCCTCGCCGGTCTGCGAGTCCTGGCCCTTGGCCGCCCACTGCTGGGCGTCCTGCATGGACGTACCGCAGGCACCGCTCGCACAACCGCCGTGCTCGGCGCGCTGCTTGGCGAAGTCCGCGAGGCCCTCGACCGTGACGACGTCACGGCCCTCGACCTGACCGGCCGCGACCAGACACGAACAGACCGGCACACCGTCCAGGCGGACCGTGCAGGAACCGCACTCGCCCTGCTCGCAGGCGTTCTTGGAGCCGGGCAGGCCCATGCGCTCACGCAGGACGTAGAGCAGGCTCTCGCCCTCCCAGACGTCGTCGGCCTCCTGCGGACGGCCGTTGACCGTGAAATTGACGCGCATTACGCGACTCCCTCCGTGCGAGCGGCGGTGCCGCGGTACGACTCCCAGGTCCAGGTCAGCGTGCGGCGGGCCATGATGCCGACCGCGTGGCGGCGGTAGCTCGCCGTGCCCCGGACGTCGTCGATCGGGTTGCAGGCGGCGGAGCACAGGTCCGCGAACTGCTTGGCGACCGACGGGGTGATGATCTTTCCGTTGTCCCAGAAGCCGCCCTCTTCGAGCGCGGCGTTCAGGAACTCCTCCGCGGCCTTCGCCCGGACCGGGGTGGGGGCCGCCGAACCGATGCCGGTGCGGACCGTGCGGGTCTCGGGGTGCAGGGCCAGACCGAAGGCGCAGACCGCGATGACCATCGCGTTGCGGGTGCCGACCTTGGAGTACTGCTGCGGGCCGTCGGCCTTCTTGATGTGGACCGCGCGGATCAGCTCGTCGGGCGCGAGCGCGTTGCGCTTGACTCCGGTGTAGAAGTCGTCGATCGGGATCAGGCGCGAGCCGCGCACCGACTCGACCTCGACCTCGGCGCCGGCCGCGAGGAGCGCGGGGTGGGCGTCGCCGGCCGGGGAGGCGGTGCCGAGGTTGCCGCCGACGCCGCCGCGGTTGCGGATCTGCGGGGAGGCGACCGTGTGCGAGGCCAGGGCGAGGCCCGGCAGCTCGGCACGGAGGTTCTCCATGATGCCGGTGTACGGGACGGAGGCGCCGAGCCGCACCGAGTCCTGGCCGACCTCCCACTCGGTGAGGTCGGT
This DNA window, taken from Streptomyces sp. NBC_00663, encodes the following:
- a CDS encoding (2Fe-2S)-binding protein, coding for MRVNFTVNGRPQEADDVWEGESLLYVLRERMGLPGSKNACEQGECGSCTVRLDGVPVCSCLVAAGQVEGRDVVTVEGLADFAKQRAEHGGCASGACGTSMQDAQQWAAKGQDSQTGEGTELSPIQQAFIDAGAVQCGFCTPGLLVAADEMLERNPNPTDADIREALSGNLCRCTGYEKIMDAVRLAAARQGEAV
- a CDS encoding FAD binding domain-containing protein; amino-acid sequence: MDFLRPASWEEALAAKAEHPTAVPIAGGTDVMVEINFDHRRPEYLLDLNRVTDLTEWEVGQDSVRLGASVPYTGIMENLRAELPGLALASHTVASPQIRNRGGVGGNLGTASPAGDAHPALLAAGAEVEVESVRGSRLIPIDDFYTGVKRNALAPDELIRAVHIKKADGPQQYSKVGTRNAMVIAVCAFGLALHPETRTVRTGIGSAAPTPVRAKAAEEFLNAALEEGGFWDNGKIITPSVAKQFADLCSAACNPIDDVRGTASYRRHAVGIMARRTLTWTWESYRGTAARTEGVA